The following DNA comes from Pieris napi chromosome 18, ilPieNapi1.2, whole genome shotgun sequence.
aatgtaagtgcgtgatcctatttcaccatgcctcctgctgatagaggactaatttattaaagatgtCATgcggaacatggtgtaatggttgcagctccttacaaacattgtgtaaaacaaaaaacttggtgattaaaaagtgtggcagagagtttattgtcagttactctcttccgttctacgcccttgatttgagaaatggcagtaaatgtaaaattagaagcatttcatatatatttattttttaacgttcatttattacttatatgaataaatgatttttgaatgtaaaatagtaatgttatatacgttattgatttttgttttgtacaAATGTATAGCTAATAGAAGCGTATAGAAATGTTTGACtgtggtaataaaaatattctagaaTAAATTTTGGTTGTGTTAAACTGATACAATacgtttatattaaatgtatttttattgcaaacaATTTTCGTGTACAATAATTATGACAATTTAGTTCTTGATCGTATAACCATTGTCAACACAAAATTCCGATCCTGTCACGCCAACGGCCTTGTCACTTGCCAAAAAAAGTATCATATCAGCGATTTCCACAGACTGCGATACACGCTTCAGTGGCATAGAGTCGGCATAATTCTCTAGCTTAATATTTGTCAAACCAGCGTTATCCATAAAGTCGGTTATAACTGGTCCAGGGCTCACTGTGTTGACTCGTACGCCTTCACTCGCCAATTCCACAGCCGCACAGCGTGTAAAATGGTTTAAAGCAGCCTTTGAGACACAATACGGACTCGCACCTTTGATTGTCGGTGTCAAAGAGCCAGCGACACTTGATATATTGACGATATTACCTTTAGTTTTGACCAAATATGGTGCTGCGAGGGAGGTAACGTTTAGATGCGCTCGTACATTAACTTTCATGGTCTCATCATACATTTCCAAGAAGTTACTTTCCAAAATAGTTGCATTTCGCATTATCCCAGCATTGTTGACCAACACATCGAGTTTTCCAAATGTTTCTATGACAGATGcaaccatttttttacattcttCTTCGTCGCCTACGTCGGCCTTGATTATCAACGGTTTGGAATATTTGGAACAGTTTTCGGCAACGTTGTTCAGTTTTTCCACGTTCCTGCCGACGATGGCCACGCTGGCTCCATTTTTAGCGAATTCAATAGCCGTCGCGGCTCCAATACCGGAACTGGCGCCCGTTATAAGCACTACTTTGTCTTTGAAACTCATGATTACATTGGAGATAGACTGCAATGTGATTTATAGACGATTTATTGTGATAAGATAATAAGATAAACACTATACTTAATTTACGCATGATAATAAATCATGTTTCTAAGTGCTGACCTTTGACGCGAACAAGAGGGCTATTGTCATATGTATTTCTATcattaaaacactatttagtAGGCCGCGTCTTTGTTTTGCACGCATGGATTTCGTTGTCGGATTCCTTTGCGACATTATACAAGCATAATTCTGATGCAGTATTGGccagcgtacgactctcatctctgaagTTGTGGGATGTCCGGATGTTCACCCCTGGAATTTTCGatctgcgcatttaacactcgctcgtaggaaggaaaacatcatgaggaaaccggcatgccttacaaaaatcaaatcaaaaaatacatacaaccctaaatttttaGTCTTATATCACCAACTcctgctttttattttttaattaaaatcttacgACTTGAACTCTAAGGTTTATAGAGAAATATTCacagattatttttccgacccaaatatcggccaatataattgcaccattcgacgtcacgtggtacaacctacatggtattatactgataattttttgtgaaaattttctctggtcgttgcttcaagaaaagtattaagtagttgttttattcattatgaaattcttatttgttaactgtacatttcgtctcatggtgcaattctattggccgacatttgggtcggaaaaataatcccccgaataccacacgagcttcaaaattatcgggcatttcccgataattttgaagctcttgtggtattataagtgaaaaaacctaaaaagttttcattccaaaaaaccgaacagtctctggggtagcatagcaaaatgttccatgttggtatgtactgaAAAGGTAGGCagagtaaaatcacattaaggagaaacgaagttcgtgggggcagctagtaaatataaattcgtataattgtaatgttatatacgttttaaatttttgttttctacaaataatatagCTAATAGAAGCAATGTTTAACTATGGCAACAAAAACATTCcagaataaattttgtttgtgttaaaCTGATACaatatgtttgtataaaaatatatatttaataattacgaCAATTCAGTTCTTGATCATATAACCATTGTCAACAAAAAATTCCGCTCCTGTCACGCCAACAGCCTTGTCACTTGCCAAAAAAAGTATCATATCAGCGATTTCCACAGACTGCGATACACGCTTCAGTGGCATAGAGTCGGCATAATTCTCTAGCTTAACATTTGTCAAACCAGCGTTATCCATAAAGTCGGTTATAACTGGTCCAGGGCTCACTGTGTTGACTCGTACGCCTTCACTCGCCAATTCCACAGCTGCACAGCGTGTAAAATGGCTTAAAGCAGCCTTAGAGACACAGTACGGCGTTGCACCTTTGATTTTCGGTGCCAAAGAGCCAGAAACACTTGATATATTGACGATATTACCTTTAGTTTTGACCAAATATGGTGCTGCGAGGGAGGTCACGTTAAGATGCGCTCGGACATTAACTTTCATGGTCTCATCGTACATTTCCAAGAAGTTACCTTCCAAAATAGTCGCATTTCGCATTATCCCAGCATTGTTGACCAACACATCGAGTTTCCCAAATGTTTCTATGACAGATGcaaccatttttttacattcttCTTCGTCGCCTACGTCGGCCTTGATTATCAACGGTTTGGAATATTTGGAACAGTTTTCGGCAACGTTGTTCAGTTTTTCCACGTTCCTGCCGACGATGGCCACGCTGGCTCCATTTTTAGCGAATTCAATAGCCGTCGCGGCTCCAATACCGGAGCTGGCGCCCGTTATAAGCACTACTTTGTCTTTGAAACTCATGATTATAATGCAGATAGACTGCAATGTCTTTATATCGACGTTAATCTATCGTGATAAGACGTTAAGATAAATACTTTACTTAATTCACGCAAgtcatttttataagtatagtaCCTATGGCGCAAAGAAGAGGGCTATAATTGTCATATGTATTTCTATCATTTAAACACTAGTTAGTGTCGGAAGGTCGTGGTGCTGTCCACATACAATTGTCGATGATGCACTGcgtttaaatttggaatatctttattttatttttaaatgtgaggtttcatttataatttagttcgtatattttctcatacaagtaaacacaatgttttcaagtattatttgcattttaattaattgctaTAGCCACTAGTACACCCTATCAGTTAGTAGGTCGCGTCTTTGTTTGAATTTACTAGCTTTTGATTTTGCACGCATGGATTTCGTTGTCGGATTCCTTTGCGACATCATTATACAAGCATAATTTTGGCTCAGTGTTGGCCAGCATACGACTCTCattttgcgcatttaacactcgctcgtaggaaggaaaacatcgtgaggaaaccgatatgCCTTACACCTAAAAATCGAAGAGTGTCAGGCAAtgtcacctacttgcctattaagatATCATCACGAAACAAACAGAAGTCTGAGGATAAGACCAAGGGTTGTATCAGCACTGTTTCTCTTAAGCGTTGTAAATTTCTAATGACATTTTGCTTTGCACTTTTTACTAATTGTACAGTGTTTAATAACGtatagagagagagagaataTACGTTCCCACTcttacaataatatacttattacaTAAACATATACACCAAAGTGTCgaggaataaatattataataacatttgtccagttttattatcaatccatgaatctttttattttgtttcaagtgatcattgtaaaaaataaatctgcaATCATATTAATTCAATGCGCTCTCTCATACTCCTCTGGCTCTTCGACCAAAAAGGTATCGCATGGGCTTGGATTAGAGGAAAACAATTAACTGCGGCAGAATCgcatctgtttttttatattttttttagttttctgGTGAACATCGTGGTTTTTGGGTTTAGATTACGATGGTCTCCTGGCATACTCTTCTGCAATGACTATGTCTAGCTCCCTGATGGTTTACGGAATAGGTTACGTCTCTTTAGAACATCCCAGATATGCTGAACGTCGCCAAAGGGTGCAAGcgattgataataaaaatagcgtTACGGAGCGTTCTTGCCAGAACTTGGGATCCGTCGCTGAGATCGAAGTCCTGACTTCAATCCAATTGAGCAAAATGTTCTAAAGAAACGAATAATATCAGAGTAACCAGacttgcgattctgttaagGAGGGaggttgtagtttattgtttacgactgatttgagagcgaccgccgctgcgaaaaccgctgtgtgagttcgaaaagtgagttatagaatcgcaaggctgctcCGCAAAACATCAGGGAGGTCCAGTAACGTTAAGTTTATTAAGTTAGTAGTATACATTCTTATTAtaatgatcgtagaacaatgtcggatttgaaaaaaacatCCAAAATCcatatttatcatatttggatactacattgactaaatattacggctactttaaaaaaaatccatgtgttttatatttcaaattaatcagtcggtaaagtgacggatttgatagaagcaagtgatttttctagaaaactgtgtaatttatgttattattaagctatcgattatacaatttttataataacagccctgcgattctgtaactcacttcacgaactcacacagcggttttcgcatcggcggtcgctctcaaatcagtcgtgaagcagtcattttatgatttggcattctgataaacaataaagtacaagctcccaccttttcagaatgccaaatcataaaatgactgcttcacgactgattttcGGTGCCAAAGAGCCAGAAACACTTGATATATTGACGATATTACCTTTAGTTTTGACCAAATATGGTGCTGCGAGGGAGGTCACGTTAAGATGCGCTCGGACATTAACTTTCATGGTCTCATCGTACATTTCCAAGAAGTTACCTTCCAAAATAGTCGCATTTCGCATTATCCCAGCATTGTTGACCAACACATCGAGTTTCCCAAATGTTTCTATGACAGATGcaaccatttttttacattcttCTTCGTCGCCTACGTCGGCCTTGATTACCAACGGTTTGGAATATTTGGAACAGTTTTCGGCAACGTTGTTCAGTTTTTCCAGGTTCCTGCCGACGATGGCCACGTTAGCTCCATTCAATAGACGTCGCGGCTCCAATACCGGAGCTGGCGCCCGTTATGAGCACTACTTTGTCTTTGAAATTCATGATTATAATGCAGATAGACTGCAATGTCTTTATATAGACGTTAATCTATTGTGATAAGACGTTAAGATAAATACTTTACCTAATTCGCGCAAGTCATGTTTATAAGTATAGTACCAATGGCGTAAAGAAGTGGGCTATAATTGTCATATGTATTTCTATCATTTAAACACTAGTTAGTGTCGGAAGGTCGTGGTGCTGTCCACATACAATTGTCGATGATGCACTGcgtttaaatttggaatatctttattttatttttaaatgtgcggtttcatttataatttagttcgtatattttctcatacaagtaaacacaatgttttcaagtattatttgcattttaattaattgctaTAGCCACTAGTCCACCCTATCAGTTAGTAGGTCGCGTCTTTGTTTGAATTTACTAGCTTTTGATTTTGCACGCATGGATTTCGTTGTCGGATTCCTTTGCGACATCATTATACAAGCATAATTTTGGCTCAGTGTTGGCCAGCATACGACTCTCATtttgcgcatttaatactCGCTCGTaggaaggaaaacatcgtgaggaaaccgacatgccttACACCTAAACATCGAAGAGTGTCAGGCAAtgtcacctacttgcctattaagatATCATCACGAAACAAACAGAAGTCTGAGGATAAGACCAAGGGTTGTATCAGCACTGTTTCTCTTAAGCGTTGTAAATTTCTAATGACATTTTGCTTTGCACTTTTTACTAACTGTACAGTTTTTAATAACGtatagagagagagagaataTACGTTCCCACTCTTACAACAATATACTTATTACATAAACATATACACCAAAGTGTCgaggaataaatattataataacatttgtccagttttattatcaaaccatgaatcttttatattttgtttcaagtgatcattgtaaaaaataaatctgcaatcatataaattaaatgcgcTCTCTCATACTCCTCTGGCTCTACGACCAAAAAGGTATTAACTGCGGCAGAATCGCATCTgtttttttgataatatttgtttttcgtTTTCTGGCGAACATCGTGGTTTAGATTACGATAGTCTCCTTGCATACTCTTCTGCAATGACTATGTCTAGCTCCCTGATGGTTTACGGAATAGGTTACGTCTCTTTAGAACATCCCAGATATGCTGAACGTCGCCAAAGGGTGCAGGcgattgataataaaaatagcgtTACGGAGCGTTCTTGCCAGAACTTGGGATCCGTCGCTGAGATCGAAGTCCTGACTTCAATCCAATTGAGCAAAATGTTCTAAAGAAACGAATAATATCAGAGTAACCAGacttgcgattctgttaagGAGGGaggttgtagtttattgtttacgactgatttgagagcgaccgccgctgcgaaaaccgctgtgtgagttcgaaaagtgagttatagaatcgcaaggctgctcCGCAAAACATCAGGGAGGTCCAGTAACGTTAAGTTTATTAAGTTAGTAGTATACATTCTTATTATAAtgatatataaacaataaagtacaagctcccaccttttcagaatgccaaatcataaaatgactgcttcacgactgatttgagagcgaccgccgatgcgaaaaccgctgtgtgagttcgtgaagtgagttacagaatcgcagggcagaatatgaattaaaatagttatgacaaaacatgactatattattttgaaatggctgccctgtaaagtttactatttgtcagatccgacTATTTAAtgactataaaattattataacttaaggaaactgaaaaaaaataaaatcaatccAACGTCTATTACTTTTTATGGTGCAATAATGAGTATATTATgtaactagtagactcggccaagcgttgttgtggctaagatttttgttatgttacatagtactaaactattcaagagaaacggcaggacaacgccaatccaccatgcttttttggtggttatgccattaaattgtagcttatgtgaaacgttggtaattatttttataaggatcaatacctaggtacgaataaagagtcttttctagcggtggtgtttaataaaaaaaaattaataaaaggacgctttttgtgacgtaactataaaatatagagacatgctgtcgcgacattttttatagatagtgatgtgtcctgaaaaattgttatacatgattttgttctatcattaatagttttcgcagcgcacacgattgaaggaagtttttagtttatttttttacaccttgggttagattattcaagttttagtaagcatcccaaatattttgaaaatgaaacatagcctatgtcactcgggaatagtgtagcttgccaacggtgaaatagtttttgaaatcggtccagtagtttcggagcctattcatttcaaaaaaccaaaaaatcaaacatttcctctttataatattagtatagatgaCGTTACATGGCCTAACAATTCCAACCGCaatatagaccagtgcagatagcctttaaaataaataaaaagtgaaaaaaattacagtaggatgaaacccattagaaaagcaggggaatatgatcaaaatgaaaggaaaaataaattacggtcgatctgaggtcgggaaggggtagggggggagttttaagggtaaaaaacggtttatctcgatttccggcaaaactacaagtcctatcgaagaaagttaaatggcaaagttggaggtaataaaaagatctaaaacttttgtgtACACACATTTtacacataacctcaaaatttatgtgaaaatttcaaaaaaccaagtttttggttttttatttttatctttaacaaaaattatttttttttaacggaatttggtgaaaacttacctttctatgtcccaaatacactgttatttatttgattaaaaatatttatttgttcaccttattttgaattaatatcgaaaaaacaccctaattttcaatcgaaaattctgacgtcaaaatttcagcttttttcaaaaagttggtgtgctttcagttcgttgaaatctctactttcctatggtaaaaatatatatatatattaccatagtaaatcttctcagaaaacgcaaaaaatcgtatgcagtaacgcccagacctgtcatccccttccctacttctctatgaatcttctttaaattataatcagatgcctatttattactattttaagataatttatatatacctgagtgacttaaaaaaaaaatttagcctttagatgggctaaaattttcgtatttcatagagaagtaaggaaggggatgacaggtctgggcgttactgtatacgattttttgcgttttctgagaagatttactagggtaatatatatatatttttttaccataggaaagtagagatttcaacgaactgaaagcacaccaattttttgaaaaaagctgaaattttgacgtcagaattttcgattgaaaattagggtgttttttcgatattaattcaaaataaggtgaacaaataaatatttttaatcaaataaataacagtgtatttgggacatagaaaggtaagttttcaccaaattccgttaaaaaaaaaaaatttttgttaaatataaaaataaaaaaccaaaaacttggttttttgaaattttcacataaattttgaggttatgtgtaaaatgtgtgaatccataagttttagatctttttattacctccaactttgccatttaactttcttcgataggacttgtagttttgccggaaatcgagataaaccgttttttacccttaaaactccccccctaccccttcccgacctcagatcgaccgtaatttatttttcctttcattttgatcatattccccagCTTTTCAAATGGGtgtcatcctactgtaatttttttaggtttcaaaaattatcggcactggtctaatagAACAACTTCTCTTTATTGTTGCTATTATTTACAAACGCAACAAgtgtatacaatattatttttgagtcTTGTCCCGGCTTCAGACATTTAGAATATTCCTTCCCGGCAATATTCGTTTCGCCTAAATACGATTTCTTACTTACCTTTTTTGCTACCCCATACACTATTCGCTTTTCCGGAACAAAAACCCAAGTActaataaatctaaattttcCAATATTTTTCACCATAAAGGCCTTCCTTAActgaagagtcactaggtggtcacgaaacgttttactatacttgggtacagtactgtaccttggtactgaaaaacgttacggcgagttacatgggggagggggggtcaataatctccaaaaattgcgttacgtaatacttgaacgctcccttatccAGTTAGCATTGAAGAAAGTCTTCAAAAGTCAGCGCCAATGTACATTAAATATGTTCATGTACTAATACTATATATGTTTTTCGCATGATTACACCAttcctttaatattttttttatgtcagtCAAAAACAACCTACAACCTTTCTGTCTAGACATTTTTATAATGGTcattaattttctataataaataacacctttttaggtctggcaGGCCTctaatttctgtatctgtttcatgatcatttgttaatgtaataggtaagcaggtgatcagtctcctgtgcctgacgcacgccgtcgactttttgggtctaaggtaagctggtttcctcacaatgttttcc
Coding sequences within:
- the LOC125058641 gene encoding 3-oxoacyl-[acyl-carrier-protein] reductase FabG-like; amino-acid sequence: MSFKDKVVLITGASSGIGAATAIEFAKNGASVAIVGRNVEKLNNVAENCSKYSKPLIIKADVGDEEECKKMVASVIETFGKLDVLVNNAGIMRNATILESNFLEMYDETMKVNVRAHLNVTSLAAPYLVKTKGNIVNISSVAGSLTPTIKGASPYCVSKAALNHFTRCAAVELASEGVRVNTVSPGPVITDFMDNAGLTNIKLENYADSMPLKRVSQSVEIADMILFLASDKAVGVTGSEFCVDNGYTIKN